In Humulus lupulus chromosome 6, drHumLupu1.1, whole genome shotgun sequence, a single genomic region encodes these proteins:
- the LOC133785799 gene encoding uncharacterized protein LOC133785799 — protein sequence MLCAVALDANNHLYPVAFGIVDSENHDSWKYFMSKLKEAIGEVEDLTFVSDRHTSITHALETIFPDAYHGACYHHISMNVVAKFKTDHCHVLMYNAAYAFRKFEFHANFEKIKSKDPAIAQYLEGMGFDMWSRAYFPGNRYNIMTSNYAESFNNKTRDARSFPITTFVEFIRFTLQSWFCDRRETSEKTTTTLAPTYEKILVDMAEKARFLIPYAIGRHEFHVLDDYYKVETLRSSYTESIYPTGNEEEWIVPHDYDNKSENTCAEKLGWSSKEETR from the exons ATGTTATGTGCAGTCGCGCTGGATGCAAATAACCATCTATATCCAGTTGCATTTGGTATTGTGGATAGTGAGAATCatgattcttggaagtatttcatgtcaaAGCTAAAGGAAGCGATTGGGGAAGTCGAGGACCTGACGTTTGTATCTGACAGGCATACAAGTATTACACATGCCTTGGAAACTATTTTCCCCGATGCCTATCACGGTgcttgctaccaccacattagtatgaatgtggttgctaaattcaagactgaTCATTGTCATGTGTTGATGTATAATGCGGCATATGCTTTTAGGAAATTCGAGTTCCACGCTAACTtcgaaaaaatcaaatcaaaagaccCAGCCATTGCTCAATACCTAGAAGGCATGGGTTTTGATATGTGGTcccgtgcttactttcctggaaatag gtataatataatgacaagcaattacgctgaaagtttcaacaataagACCCGGGACGCTAGGAGCTTTCCGATAACTACATTCGTCGAATTTATTCGCTTCACACTACAGTCCTGGTTCTGTGATAGAAGAGAAACTAGCGAGAAGACAACTACAACTCTTGCACCGACCTATGAGAAAATTTTGGTGGATATGGCTGAGAAAGCTCGATTCTTGATTCCTTATGCAATAGGGAGGCATGAGTTCCATGTGTTAGATG ATTACTATAAAGTTGAGACATTGAGGTCCTCTTACACAGAATCTATATATCCTACTGGTAATGAGGAAGAGTGGATTGTTCCACATGATTATGACAATAAAAGTGAGAACACCTGCGCAGAAAAACTCGgttggtcgtccaaagaagaaacaaggtag